In Aliivibrio fischeri, the sequence TGAGCTTAGGAAGTTTGGCTGAGTTAGTGAATCAAGTTGAACTATTTGATGCTGGATACTTATTTATTGTTGATAAGGCAGGAATTGTTATCGCTCATCCTGATAGTCAATATAATGGTCAATCTATGGCGTCATTCTTACCAAATATTCAATTAAGTTCAAAATTACAAACAATAGAGATTAATGGGGCGACACATGACGTCTCATTTACCTCTATTGATGGGTACCCTTGGTCGATTGGTGTTGTTCTGGATGAAGGCAAAGTTTTTAAACAAATTAATGAATTAAAAAATGATTCATTAATATATTCAGTCATTGCGGTTATTGTTTCAATTATTTTGATGCTGTTGTTTATTACTCATCTTATTCGTCCTGTTCAAACATTAAATTCTGCAATTCAGAACGTAGCATCAGGAGAAGCGGATTTAACACAGCGACTGGATACCAAAATTGATCCTGAATTTGCGCCTCTAGCGGAAGGCTTTAATCAGTTTATTATTAATCTTCAAACTCAAGTAACAGAAACCAAAGCGTTAAGTCACCAATTAAATCAAGGGGCTCAGAAGATCTTAGTAGGCGCAAATGACTCAGAAACTGCAATGAATACGCAAATGATGGAGTTAGAGCAACTGGCAACGGCCATGAATGAGATGGCTGCTACATCGGTTGATGTGGCTGGAAACGTACAAAGTGCCGCTGAATATGCCAAAAAAGCGGACAGTGCAACCGAGCATGGTATGACGGTTGTAAATCAAACATCAGAAGAAATTACTGATCTATCAACGAACATTAATCAAGCTGTAGAAGAAGTTGGAAAACTAGAAAAAGCGACGGACAGCATTGGTACAATTTTGCGTGTTATCAATGATATTGCAGAGCAAACCAATTTGCTGGCTCTGAATGCGGCAATAGAATCGGCAAGAGCAGGAGAGGCTGGTCGTGGTTTTGCTGTTGTTGCTGATGAAGTCAGAACCCTTGCTAAGCGTACGCAAGAATCGACAACAGAAATAGCGACAATGATTGAACAATTACAATCAGGTGCAGCAAGTGTTTCTTCTTCAATGCTAAGTAGCCAACAAAGGGCGGATTCTACCGTTGATAAAGCAAAACAAACCGCTGAAGCATTAACTCAGATAAGAGAAACAATTCAACAAATTAATGATATGAATATTCATATAGCTTCTGCAGCGGAAGAGCAAAGTCATGTTGCTGAAGAAATAAATGGAAAGACCGTGAATATTAAAGATTTGTCAGTATTGGTTCATGAAGCGGCACAAGGTGCTGCGGTTGCCATTAATGAACAGGTAAGTGTGGTTGAAAGCCAAGAAAAGATAATGAATAAGTTTACAGTGTAACTGACGTATAACTATCAATTAAATTGATATAAAAGCTCAAGAGTATTCTTGAGCTTTTTTAGTTATGCTAGCTATTGGCGTTCCCAGTAATTAAATAGTTGAGAGAGAATAAAACAGAGAACGAAATAACTAAGTGCTACAAAAATCCAAATTTCAAAAATCATACCGCTTGAGTTCGCGATTTCAGTACCT encodes:
- a CDS encoding methyl-accepting chemotaxis protein, which encodes MKFRHKIILAFSIIMTVTLALLSTVQYLNMKKEVEHEVQSSIHEIVDGVRTTVNSELAGKTLLAEYVTEIAERDLNSKTLETILSQPQVKKAFVLAGIGFEDGHDFVSNDPTWDPQGYDARTRGWYKSAKQENGTIITEPYEDALTGEILISIATAVKSDNQFIGSVFFDLSLGSLAELVNQVELFDAGYLFIVDKAGIVIAHPDSQYNGQSMASFLPNIQLSSKLQTIEINGATHDVSFTSIDGYPWSIGVVLDEGKVFKQINELKNDSLIYSVIAVIVSIILMLLFITHLIRPVQTLNSAIQNVASGEADLTQRLDTKIDPEFAPLAEGFNQFIINLQTQVTETKALSHQLNQGAQKILVGANDSETAMNTQMMELEQLATAMNEMAATSVDVAGNVQSAAEYAKKADSATEHGMTVVNQTSEEITDLSTNINQAVEEVGKLEKATDSIGTILRVINDIAEQTNLLALNAAIESARAGEAGRGFAVVADEVRTLAKRTQESTTEIATMIEQLQSGAASVSSSMLSSQQRADSTVDKAKQTAEALTQIRETIQQINDMNIHIASAAEEQSHVAEEINGKTVNIKDLSVLVHEAAQGAAVAINEQVSVVESQEKIMNKFTV